One Candidatus Culexarchaeum yellowstonense genomic region harbors:
- a CDS encoding DEAD/DEAH box helicase family protein, producing the protein MRKSRDEWWENYKRYLDESSISITKLVETLSPNKVIPSKQYVKINKKYTLWEFQREILDKIASHNYGLIVGLPTGLGKTYVAGAYLERRSSERGVRVLFLVPSVPLGVQQTIFAREKLGVEDAYFISGAIPPERRMTLKVWNAGFVVTTPQTFANDHLYPFKDEIKRMKNEEEGLMQVRELFKVAEFEFPYDIVVADECQKYIGETDGYAILMAAKACGKKVLALSATPQLHSKTRLAELKRIFDVIEVFSLEHPSIRKHIPPRILYIVRLETPQKLLEVYQALSRQVSVLESEIRKLYGSRHLDENCSEHPICRRRMTLKLLTFRLIEDGASSVLRYRSWRLPELNQPMEELNGKSIIKAYREALKENFNHKIDATIKILEAEKYSKGIVFAEAIEVVKQVGKRLQEKFGVEDVAIMVGKGEMTLEQQASALLQFREKARILVATSVGEEGLDIPAADIEIWIDPPSNPQKWIQRFGRILRQTEEKVARTYALISMQTHERNKLLGIMRKCTEIYGFTQKVAYIDINDISSGQTTLTSFMGNYR; encoded by the coding sequence ATGAGGAAGAGTAGAGATGAATGGTGGGAGAATTATAAGAGGTATCTTGATGAAAGCTCAATATCAATAACAAAGCTAGTGGAAACATTATCTCCAAACAAGGTTATACCATCAAAACAGTATGTTAAGATAAATAAGAAGTACACATTATGGGAATTTCAAAGAGAGATTCTAGATAAAATAGCAAGCCACAACTATGGTTTAATAGTTGGACTACCAACGGGCTTAGGTAAAACATACGTGGCGGGAGCATACTTGGAGAGGAGGAGTAGTGAAAGAGGGGTAAGAGTACTATTCCTAGTTCCATCAGTACCCCTAGGAGTACAACAAACAATATTCGCAAGGGAGAAGCTTGGAGTTGAAGATGCATACTTCATATCAGGAGCCATACCACCTGAAAGGAGGATGACGCTAAAGGTTTGGAATGCAGGATTCGTGGTGACCACACCCCAAACATTCGCCAACGACCACCTATACCCGTTTAAAGATGAAATAAAGAGGATGAAGAATGAAGAAGAAGGATTGATGCAAGTAAGGGAGCTATTCAAAGTGGCGGAATTCGAATTCCCATATGATATTGTTGTGGCAGATGAATGCCAGAAATATATTGGGGAAACAGATGGATATGCAATACTCATGGCTGCAAAGGCATGTGGGAAAAAGGTTCTAGCTTTAAGCGCCACACCACAATTACACTCAAAAACGAGATTAGCGGAATTGAAGAGGATATTCGACGTGATAGAAGTATTCTCCCTAGAGCATCCAAGCATTAGGAAACATATACCCCCAAGAATACTCTACATAGTTAGACTGGAAACACCACAGAAGCTCTTGGAAGTGTATCAAGCATTAAGTAGACAAGTATCAGTATTGGAATCTGAGATAAGGAAACTATATGGATCAAGACATCTAGATGAGAATTGCAGTGAACATCCCATATGCAGAAGAAGAATGACGCTAAAACTTTTAACATTCAGATTAATTGAAGATGGAGCAAGCAGCGTACTCAGATATAGGAGTTGGAGGCTCCCAGAATTAAATCAACCAATGGAAGAGCTGAATGGTAAAAGTATAATAAAAGCCTACAGGGAAGCTTTAAAGGAGAACTTCAACCACAAAATAGATGCAACAATAAAGATATTGGAAGCTGAGAAATATAGTAAGGGGATAGTTTTCGCAGAGGCAATAGAGGTAGTTAAACAGGTGGGTAAGAGATTGCAGGAGAAGTTTGGAGTTGAAGACGTGGCTATAATGGTTGGTAAGGGGGAGATGACATTGGAGCAGCAGGCATCAGCCCTGCTACAATTCAGAGAGAAAGCAAGAATACTTGTAGCCACATCAGTGGGTGAGGAGGGGTTAGATATACCAGCAGCTGACATAGAGATATGGATTGACCCTCCAAGCAACCCGCAGAAGTGGATTCAGAGGTTTGGGAGGATATTGAGACAAACTGAGGAGAAGGTTGCAAGGACATATGCATTAATATCCATGCAGACACATGAAAGGAATAAGCTTCTTGGAATAATGAGGAAGTGCACTGAAATCTATGGATTCACACAGAAGGTAGCTTACATAGATATAAACGATATATCCTCCGGGCAGACAACTCTAACAAGCTTCATGGGGAATTATAGGTAA
- a CDS encoding ATP-dependent DNA ligase, with product MLYSEIVDVYEKIEATTKRLEMTDLLVNLLRKTPKEVIDKVIYLTQGKLYPDYYGIEIGLAERLALRALSEASGITVSELEDKLSETGDIGLVAEYALQRRKIKTLTEFLSSSKKTQLTVLEVYNTLDEIAKTSGEGAQDKKIRLLAGILKKATPREGKYIMRTVTGRLRLGIADMTILDALAITFAQSKDARAKIERAYNVSNDLGEVAKKLAEEGLRGMDKIKIVIGRPIRPMLAERLSTAKEIMEKLGGSLAAEYKYDGERIQAHKNGDDVILFSRRSENITHHYPDVCELIRSGLKAKEAVVEGEAVAVNTQTGEFLPFQELMHRRRKYGIEEAMEKYPVTLFLFDVLYVDGEEMLDKPYLERRKKLEEIVIEGERVRIATSKIIKDPEELEKFFMEAVEIGCEGLVCKSIAPDSIYQAGARGWLWIKYKRDYKSEMTDTVDLVVVGAFWGKGKRAGSYGALLMAAYDDETDTFKTVCKVGSGFTDEDLEKLPSILEPYKIPHPHARVDAKLEADVWFTPAIVLEILGAEITLSPIHTCALNKIREGAGLAIRFPRFTGKYRTDKKPEDATTVNEIIEMYKMQLKKIEEQ from the coding sequence ATGCTGTATAGTGAAATTGTTGATGTATATGAGAAGATAGAGGCAACCACAAAGAGGCTTGAAATGACAGATCTACTGGTGAATTTGCTGAGGAAGACACCTAAGGAAGTTATTGATAAAGTGATTTACCTCACGCAAGGTAAACTATACCCAGACTACTATGGCATTGAGATTGGATTAGCGGAGAGATTAGCTTTAAGAGCTCTATCAGAAGCCAGCGGCATAACTGTAAGTGAATTGGAAGATAAGCTAAGTGAAACTGGGGATATAGGGCTTGTTGCAGAATACGCCTTACAGAGGAGGAAGATAAAGACTCTAACAGAATTCCTATCATCAAGTAAGAAAACCCAACTCACAGTTCTAGAAGTATACAACACCCTAGATGAAATTGCAAAGACATCTGGGGAGGGGGCTCAAGACAAGAAGATAAGGCTGCTTGCTGGAATACTTAAGAAGGCCACACCGAGGGAGGGGAAATACATCATGAGAACTGTTACAGGCAGACTTAGATTGGGGATTGCTGACATGACAATACTAGATGCACTCGCAATAACCTTTGCACAATCAAAGGATGCAAGGGCAAAGATAGAAAGAGCATACAACGTATCCAACGATCTAGGGGAGGTTGCAAAGAAACTTGCAGAAGAGGGGCTTAGAGGAATGGACAAAATAAAGATAGTCATTGGCAGACCCATAAGACCAATGCTTGCAGAGAGACTCTCAACTGCAAAGGAAATTATGGAGAAGCTTGGAGGAAGTCTTGCAGCAGAATACAAGTATGATGGTGAAAGGATACAAGCCCATAAAAATGGAGATGACGTTATACTATTCTCTAGGAGAAGTGAAAACATAACACACCACTACCCAGATGTATGCGAACTAATAAGGTCGGGGTTAAAGGCTAAGGAGGCTGTGGTGGAGGGGGAGGCTGTAGCAGTAAACACACAAACAGGAGAATTCCTACCATTCCAAGAACTAATGCATAGGAGGAGGAAGTATGGGATAGAGGAGGCTATGGAGAAGTATCCAGTAACACTATTCCTATTCGACGTACTATACGTTGATGGAGAGGAAATGCTCGACAAACCATACTTGGAGAGGAGGAAGAAGCTTGAAGAAATAGTTATAGAGGGAGAGAGGGTAAGGATAGCCACATCAAAGATTATAAAGGACCCTGAAGAACTTGAGAAGTTCTTCATGGAAGCAGTGGAAATTGGATGTGAAGGGCTTGTATGCAAATCCATAGCGCCAGACTCCATATATCAAGCTGGAGCTAGAGGATGGCTATGGATAAAATACAAGAGAGACTACAAATCAGAGATGACGGACACCGTGGACTTAGTGGTTGTGGGGGCATTCTGGGGCAAGGGGAAGAGGGCTGGAAGTTATGGAGCACTATTAATGGCTGCATACGATGATGAAACAGATACATTCAAAACAGTATGCAAAGTTGGGAGTGGATTCACAGATGAAGACCTCGAAAAGCTACCATCAATACTTGAACCATACAAGATACCACACCCACATGCAAGGGTGGATGCGAAATTGGAGGCAGATGTATGGTTCACACCAGCAATAGTATTGGAGATTTTGGGTGCAGAGATAACCCTAAGCCCAATACATACATGTGCATTAAATAAGATTAGGGAGGGAGCTGGACTGGCCATAAGATTCCCAAGATTCACGGGGAAATATAGAACTGACAAGAAACCTGAAGATGCAACAACAGTGAATGAAATAATTGAAATGTATAAGATGCAATTAAAGAAGATAGAGGAGCAATGA
- a CDS encoding type II glyceraldehyde-3-phosphate dehydrogenase, giving the protein MPKRIVKVGVNGYGVIGKRVADAVKLQDDMELVGIADVAYDYRVKVASLKGYDVYASIPEKRKEMEAAGINVKGTLEDLLKEVDIIVDCTPKGVGAKNKAIYEKHGKKAIFQGGEKHEIAGVSFVAQCNYEQAIGKNFVRVVSCNTTGLCRTINTIKREFGIKRARAVLVRRGCDPWESSRQGPLNTVVPEVKIPSHQGPDAKTVIPDLNIITLACNVPVTLSHLHFVMVEPQKLPSRDEVIEAFNKAPRIRLFKASDGFDGLQAIIEYHRDILRPRADMWEVAIWEESITIDNGEICWIMQVHNEAIVIPENIDAIRAMTELELNGWKSIEKTDKSLGITK; this is encoded by the coding sequence ATGCCAAAAAGAATAGTTAAAGTTGGAGTAAATGGTTATGGTGTTATAGGTAAGAGGGTTGCAGATGCAGTAAAACTCCAAGACGATATGGAGCTAGTTGGAATAGCAGACGTAGCCTACGATTATAGAGTTAAAGTGGCTTCATTAAAGGGGTATGATGTATACGCATCAATCCCTGAGAAGAGGAAGGAGATGGAGGCTGCAGGGATAAATGTTAAGGGAACACTAGAAGACTTGTTGAAGGAAGTTGATATAATAGTTGACTGCACACCAAAGGGTGTGGGAGCCAAGAACAAAGCAATATATGAGAAGCATGGGAAGAAAGCCATATTCCAAGGTGGAGAGAAACATGAGATAGCTGGAGTAAGCTTCGTGGCACAATGCAACTATGAACAAGCAATAGGGAAGAATTTTGTAAGGGTAGTTTCATGCAATACCACGGGTCTATGTAGAACAATAAACACAATCAAAAGGGAGTTTGGAATTAAGAGGGCGAGGGCAGTACTCGTGAGGAGGGGGTGTGATCCATGGGAGAGCTCGAGGCAAGGACCATTGAACACAGTAGTTCCAGAGGTTAAAATACCATCACATCAAGGTCCAGACGCTAAGACCGTAATCCCAGACCTAAACATAATAACATTGGCATGTAATGTGCCAGTAACATTATCACATCTACACTTCGTAATGGTGGAGCCTCAAAAACTTCCAAGTAGGGATGAAGTAATAGAGGCATTCAATAAGGCCCCAAGAATAAGATTGTTCAAGGCAAGTGATGGATTTGATGGATTACAAGCCATAATAGAGTATCACAGGGATATACTTAGACCTAGAGCAGACATGTGGGAAGTGGCAATATGGGAAGAGAGCATAACAATAGATAATGGTGAAATATGCTGGATAATGCAAGTACACAATGAAGCAATAGTGATACCTGAAAACATAGATGCCATAAGAGCCATGACCGAACTAGAACTGAATGGATGGAAGAGCATCGAGAAAACAGATAAATCCCTTGGAATAACAAAGTAG
- a CDS encoding bifunctional phosphoglucose/phosphomannose isomerase — translation MNEEIYETIFNMPEFMEKALRELKLNGEIPSEIDGIAFFGMGGSGIAGRITSEWLNYEGGINAHSYNEIIIPRNLSKKTLITLVSYSGNTEETLMAAKRAIDEGYKVAVISSGGRLMELAVEKDLPHIKIPKIFSQPRESLPYLFTATVKVLIEAKIMGSGQLNQLDECIKTLYKVKRGLRENNIPKMLAERVYGKIISIFTYTPLTPAAIRFKQSLNENSKVVAKVEVIPEACHNAIMEWEEDPEILRKIAMVIIRGDNMGGKLIEISVNTLKDIALQKSATVEEIYAIGNNVLSHIFSAIYIGDLVSIELANMKGIDARRINLIDYLKGRIRSSIYM, via the coding sequence ATGAATGAAGAAATATATGAAACCATATTCAACATGCCAGAATTCATGGAGAAAGCGTTAAGGGAATTGAAATTGAATGGTGAAATCCCCTCAGAAATCGATGGAATAGCATTCTTCGGCATGGGAGGTTCAGGCATTGCTGGCAGAATAACATCAGAATGGTTGAATTATGAAGGGGGGATTAATGCTCACTCATATAATGAAATCATAATTCCAAGAAATCTAAGCAAGAAGACATTAATCACACTGGTAAGCTACTCTGGAAACACTGAAGAAACATTGATGGCGGCCAAGAGGGCCATCGATGAGGGATATAAAGTTGCAGTAATATCTAGTGGTGGAAGACTCATGGAGTTAGCTGTGGAGAAAGACTTACCACACATTAAAATTCCAAAAATATTCAGTCAACCGAGAGAATCCCTACCATACCTATTTACAGCAACCGTAAAGGTTTTAATTGAGGCAAAAATTATGGGAAGTGGACAACTGAATCAACTAGACGAATGCATAAAAACACTTTACAAAGTGAAGAGGGGATTGAGGGAAAATAACATTCCTAAAATGTTGGCGGAAAGGGTTTATGGGAAAATCATATCAATATTCACTTATACACCACTAACCCCAGCAGCCATAAGATTCAAACAATCACTAAATGAGAATAGCAAAGTTGTGGCGAAGGTTGAAGTTATACCTGAAGCTTGCCACAATGCAATAATGGAATGGGAAGAGGATCCCGAAATACTTAGGAAGATTGCAATGGTAATTATTAGGGGGGATAATATGGGAGGGAAATTAATTGAAATTTCAGTGAATACTTTAAAGGATATAGCCCTCCAGAAGAGTGCCACTGTGGAAGAGATATATGCCATTGGAAATAATGTGTTGAGCCATATATTTTCAGCAATATACATTGGAGACTTGGTATCGATAGAGTTAGCCAATATGAAGGGGATTGACGCCAGAAGGATTAACTTAATAGATTATTTGAAGGGGAGAATTCGAAGCTCAATATATATGTAG
- a CDS encoding ferredoxin family protein: protein MPRIEVNKNYCKGCEICVEICPRKVFEMSKEFSEKGYHTPIPVRPNDCILCHQCELYCPDQAITVLEDDNVEGKE, encoded by the coding sequence ATGCCAAGAATAGAGGTCAACAAAAATTACTGTAAGGGATGCGAGATATGCGTGGAAATATGCCCAAGGAAGGTTTTTGAAATGTCAAAAGAATTTAGCGAAAAAGGATATCATACACCAATACCAGTAAGACCAAATGATTGCATATTATGCCATCAATGCGAACTATACTGCCCAGATCAAGCCATAACCGTATTAGAGGACGATAATGTTGAAGGAAAAGAATGA
- a CDS encoding nitroreductase family protein, with amino-acid sequence MSSIMDAIKGRRSIRRFKRGEKVSEEDLKMILEAATYAPSAGNRQPWEFIIVEDEDTKNKLAEAAYHQTWITEAPTIIVVCANEERSASRYGERGRTLYCIQDTAAATQNMLLMAHSLGYGTCWVGAFNENEVRRILNIPIGVRPVAIIPIGKPDENPTMPPRIPIQKLIHYEKY; translated from the coding sequence ATGAGCTCAATAATGGACGCCATAAAAGGAAGGAGAAGCATAAGGAGATTTAAGAGGGGGGAGAAGGTTTCAGAGGAAGATTTGAAAATGATACTGGAAGCAGCAACATATGCTCCATCAGCTGGAAATAGGCAACCATGGGAATTCATAATAGTTGAAGATGAAGATACGAAGAATAAATTGGCAGAGGCTGCATACCATCAAACATGGATAACTGAAGCCCCCACAATAATAGTTGTATGTGCAAATGAGGAAAGGAGTGCATCGAGATATGGTGAGAGGGGGAGAACCCTATACTGCATACAAGACACAGCCGCAGCAACACAGAACATGCTATTAATGGCCCACTCACTGGGATATGGGACATGCTGGGTTGGAGCATTCAACGAAAATGAGGTTAGGAGGATTCTAAACATACCAATTGGTGTGAGGCCAGTGGCAATTATACCCATAGGTAAACCAGATGAAAATCCAACAATGCCACCAAGAATACCCATACAAAAACTAATACATTATGAGAAATACTGA
- a CDS encoding transglutaminase-like domain-containing protein → MNNTKASSLMLITLIMSSLIGVYVNAQQSPEIYILKYRVKIVNNGKLDYSLTSIKNMTLIVSYSYQKLRDLSVTVNGEKAIFSIAKVDDYGNIVLDLKDIPEKLPPQHSLELEIEMAIDLYSRNPPKVSVEESGNIGDIPIDLKEKYCQMAGLWNKSLEAQRIARNLAANKTNALQILMAMIQWIENNIQIPFTSGARMPQYPDETIVKGVGDCDDQSNLLVAMCRSVGIPAYIQMAFIYLEGRSYNDTMFNGRYKLIAKNAGGHAWARVYIPPWGWINVDMTYYIPYKIEGGKLISINPLDHITNGALYIAKTIITENFVEGDYIMDLNDWIGELEKYNLNWEEEYSVNPQVTNTQNIILDPIAMGAIILLITLAASMTIIYIKTSRRKPTTA, encoded by the coding sequence GTGAATAATACTAAGGCATCATCATTAATGCTAATAACACTGATAATGTCATCATTGATAGGCGTATATGTAAATGCTCAACAAAGCCCAGAAATATACATATTAAAGTATAGGGTTAAAATAGTTAACAATGGAAAGCTGGATTACAGTTTAACCTCAATCAAGAATATGACGTTAATAGTCTCATATAGCTACCAGAAGCTGAGAGACTTAAGTGTTACAGTAAATGGGGAGAAGGCAATATTCAGTATAGCAAAAGTGGATGATTATGGGAATATAGTTTTAGATTTAAAGGACATACCAGAAAAACTTCCACCACAACACTCTTTAGAATTAGAAATAGAGATGGCAATAGACCTGTACTCTAGAAACCCACCAAAGGTGAGTGTAGAAGAATCGGGAAACATAGGGGACATACCAATAGACTTAAAGGAGAAGTATTGCCAGATGGCTGGATTATGGAATAAGAGTTTGGAGGCTCAGAGGATTGCAAGAAATCTAGCGGCAAATAAGACCAATGCCCTACAAATTTTGATGGCTATGATTCAATGGATTGAAAACAATATCCAAATACCATTTACAAGTGGAGCTAGAATGCCGCAATACCCAGATGAAACAATAGTTAAGGGGGTTGGGGACTGCGATGACCAATCAAACCTACTAGTGGCCATGTGTAGATCAGTGGGGATACCAGCATACATACAAATGGCATTCATATATCTCGAGGGAAGAAGCTACAATGACACAATGTTCAATGGTAGGTACAAACTCATAGCTAAAAATGCTGGAGGACATGCATGGGCTAGAGTTTACATACCACCATGGGGATGGATAAACGTAGACATGACATACTACATACCCTACAAAATTGAGGGAGGAAAACTCATTAGCATAAACCCATTGGACCACATAACCAATGGGGCACTATACATAGCAAAAACCATAATAACGGAAAACTTTGTTGAGGGAGACTATATAATGGATTTAAATGATTGGATTGGGGAACTCGAAAAGTACAACTTGAATTGGGAGGAGGAGTACTCAGTAAACCCACAAGTCACAAATACTCAAAACATAATTCTAGATCCAATAGCCATGGGAGCCATAATACTACTAATAACACTAGCAGCATCCATGACCATCATATACATAAAGACTTCAAGAAGGAAACCCACAACAGCATAA
- a CDS encoding orotidine 5'-phosphate decarboxylase codes for MNGDLKFNFPALQVALDVTDGRVAEDLALKCWVDDHVWIEAGTPLIKSVGVGIIGCLRRLLPKAVIFADMKCMDAGFVEAELASVSGANLMSVLGVANDATIIEAVKACRRYGTGVVVDLISISNPLQRAFEVQGLGVDMVCFHTGIDVQKSMGISAYEGLIEYISKACKSLDIPVAVAGGITLDKVRPLMDAGVKVIVVGSAITKSSDPRETTIKFVREILR; via the coding sequence GTGAATGGTGATTTGAAATTCAATTTCCCAGCCCTTCAAGTGGCTTTGGATGTTACTGATGGCAGGGTGGCCGAGGATTTGGCTTTGAAGTGTTGGGTTGATGATCACGTTTGGATTGAGGCTGGAACCCCCCTCATTAAAAGCGTTGGCGTTGGGATTATTGGGTGTTTAAGGAGGCTTCTACCAAAAGCCGTAATATTTGCCGATATGAAGTGTATGGATGCGGGGTTTGTGGAGGCTGAGTTGGCTTCAGTTTCAGGTGCAAATCTCATGAGCGTTTTGGGGGTGGCTAATGATGCAACCATTATCGAAGCTGTTAAGGCATGTAGGAGGTATGGTACTGGAGTGGTGGTTGATTTGATTTCAATTTCAAACCCCTTGCAACGAGCCTTTGAAGTTCAGGGGCTTGGGGTGGACATGGTATGCTTCCATACTGGAATTGATGTTCAAAAGTCTATGGGGATATCAGCTTATGAAGGTCTAATTGAATACATTAGTAAAGCTTGCAAAAGCCTCGATATTCCAGTGGCTGTTGCTGGCGGTATAACTTTGGATAAGGTTAGGCCATTGATGGATGCAGGTGTAAAGGTCATAGTTGTTGGCTCCGCTATAACTAAGTCTAGCGATCCAAGGGAGACCACCATAAAGTTTGTAAGGGAGATTCTGAGGTGA
- a CDS encoding divalent metal cation transporter, with protein MNYDFQRLKPLILQIIAGVTFSFGDLVANSYAASKYGFSLLWTKLLASLTIIVVLQISAQLGFITGRGFLENIRAKYGSVSSILCSSSIMIVNTATVAAEVAAASMLLEFLTGISSKFFAPLVALSLCVTAVFSSSEKLRLILSSVSFLVILVIPVAASCNPGIGEFLRGFATISPDTSRDWIVTVLALIGCVLGGSTILFEFHEVSEDKDSTGMANLTVKYNGFVVGALQSFVLSISIMIICATQLYPRGEVVGSVGDIVSILFPKLGWIGTILFSLGVLVSFYLSCSVVVTSSFIVLEELVSDVAEVARIRYAVLSGWKVILASVSILLGAFLIVFNVNVIKLSLYASAISTIALPIPLFFMAKLFGDVSLPIKFNHRFLRAVCWLLVIMLSTFSLGGIVLSII; from the coding sequence TTGAACTATGATTTTCAGAGACTTAAACCACTAATACTCCAGATAATTGCTGGTGTGACATTCAGTTTTGGGGATCTGGTTGCAAATAGTTATGCTGCATCTAAGTATGGTTTCAGTTTATTATGGACTAAACTTTTAGCCTCCCTGACAATAATAGTTGTTCTACAAATTTCAGCTCAACTTGGCTTCATAACTGGTAGGGGTTTTTTGGAGAATATTAGGGCTAAGTATGGTTCGGTCTCCTCAATTTTATGTTCATCTTCGATCATGATAGTTAATACTGCAACTGTTGCAGCTGAGGTTGCTGCGGCATCTATGCTACTCGAGTTTCTCACTGGGATTTCATCCAAGTTTTTCGCTCCATTAGTTGCCTTGTCGCTCTGTGTTACGGCAGTATTTTCCTCTTCAGAGAAGTTGAGGTTGATACTTTCCTCTGTAAGTTTCCTCGTAATCCTGGTGATTCCAGTGGCAGCTTCATGCAACCCTGGAATTGGAGAATTTTTGAGGGGGTTTGCAACGATCTCTCCAGACACGTCTAGGGATTGGATTGTAACTGTATTGGCTTTGATAGGCTGTGTTCTTGGTGGATCTACAATATTATTCGAGTTTCATGAGGTATCTGAGGATAAAGATTCCACTGGCATGGCTAATCTCACTGTTAAATATAACGGTTTTGTTGTGGGTGCTTTACAGAGTTTCGTTTTAAGTATATCCATAATGATCATATGTGCAACTCAATTATATCCAAGGGGGGAGGTTGTTGGTAGTGTTGGTGATATAGTTTCCATCCTTTTCCCAAAGCTTGGATGGATTGGAACCATTCTATTCTCCCTAGGTGTTTTGGTATCCTTTTATTTGAGTTGTAGTGTTGTGGTTACATCGAGTTTTATAGTTCTTGAGGAGTTAGTTTCAGATGTTGCTGAGGTTGCTAGGATTAGGTATGCTGTTTTATCTGGTTGGAAGGTTATATTGGCTTCAGTTTCAATACTACTTGGAGCTTTCCTAATAGTCTTTAACGTTAATGTTATTAAGCTCTCCCTATATGCCTCTGCCATTTCAACGATAGCTCTCCCCATACCATTGTTCTTCATGGCTAAACTGTTTGGGGATGTTTCCCTTCCAATTAAGTTTAATCATAGGTTTTTGAGGGCTGTCTGTTGGCTACTTGTGATAATGCTTTCAACTTTTAGTTTGGGTGGCATTGTCTTATCTATAATTTAA
- a CDS encoding translation initiation factor: MSKSQICPICGLPKDLCVCQSIAKEQQVIKIKLETRKWGREVTIINGINGKDVDIHQVVSVLKSRLACGGTAKEGRIELQGDHRQRVKEILIELGFPKENIEVE, encoded by the coding sequence ATGTCCAAGAGTCAAATATGCCCCATATGCGGTTTACCAAAAGACCTATGCGTATGCCAATCAATAGCTAAGGAGCAACAAGTAATAAAGATTAAGCTTGAAACAAGGAAGTGGGGTAGGGAAGTAACAATAATAAATGGGATAAATGGTAAGGATGTAGATATACATCAAGTGGTAAGCGTACTAAAAAGTAGATTGGCATGTGGAGGAACCGCAAAGGAGGGTAGAATAGAATTACAAGGGGATCATAGGCAAAGAGTAAAGGAGATACTCATAGAATTGGGATTCCCAAAGGAAAACATTGAAGTAGAATAG
- a CDS encoding DNA-directed RNA polymerase subunit P codes for MPYRCGRCGYIIGSMKDFEAVPGMRCPMCGYRVFYKVRSPIVKRIKL; via the coding sequence ATGCCTTATCGTTGTGGTAGGTGTGGTTACATTATTGGTAGTATGAAGGATTTTGAGGCTGTTCCAGGTATGCGTTGCCCAATGTGTGGTTATAGGGTTTTCTATAAGGTTAGATCTCCAATAGTTAAGAGGATCAAACTCTAG